TTCGCAAAATCACTTCCTGCATCTGCGGGTATTCACTCTGCTTTCGCGGGTATTTCGCTCCATTCCGCGGGTATTCACTCTGCTTTCGCGGATATTCCCTCTCACTCCGCGGGTATTCACTCTAATTTCGCGGGTACTCCACCCCATTCCGCGGGTATCACTATTTATCAAATGGATTCCCCCCACCACGCGGGAATTCCATTTAATTCCTTATATATCTATCAACTATCTAATTGCTTTTATAATAGCTTATCTGTATAATATATTGTTAGGTGCCAAACCTACGTGGCATGGACGGAACATCCGTGTCACACCGAAAAACGCCATTACAGCACGGATTTGCTGGGCGTTTTTTGTTTTATGAGCGGGAGATGAGCCCCGCTCTTTTATTTTTGCATATAAAAGCGACCATGACGTTAAACCGTCACTGGTCGCTTTTTTTTATGTTTCCCGAATATCATTAAAACGATTGCCACAGTTAGTAAGAGCAACGCCACAAGTAAAAGGAAGCTATAATTTTTTACAAACTCTAAATAAACCCCGCCTAAAAACGGTCCTGTTAAACTACCGATGCTTAAGGCAATTCCACAAAGTAAGTTGCCAGTCGGTAATAGTTCTTTCGGCGTTAAATCCGCCATGTATGTAATTCCAAGAGAAAACATCGAACCAACCAATGTACCTGCAAAGAAAAATACGATTGCTACCGCTAATGGTGAATGCTCTAAAAAACTGGCCACACTAAAAAGGATAGCTCCTCCAAATGCTCCAGTCATCAAGATATTTCGCCGTCCAATTTTATCGCCCAGTGCGCCAAGAGGAACTTGCGTTAAAATACCTCCAAAGGTAAAGACCGATAAAATAATGGGAATCATATCCACATCAAAACCTTTACGCAAGGCGTATACTGGAAATAAAGCATTTAACGACGATTCTAAAAAACCGTAAACAAAAGGGCCTAAAAATGCAATCCACCCAAATACAATAGCCACCTTATAGCGATTCCATCCTCTTGCATTCATATCACCGGTTAGACGCTCTGGCTTCTCGTTGCGTAATAAAAATACAAATGACCATGCAAATAAGCACATAATCGACGACACAATAAACGGCAATGGTTCAGCAATTTGTATAAGCTTTACCATCAATGGCCCTACCGCAAAACCTGTGCTAAAAGACAACCCATAAATAGCCATGCCTTTCCCTAAACTTTTATGATCAGCTGTGCTTGTAATCCATGTTTGAGTTGCATAATGTAGCGCATGATCGCCTACACCGATCAGCAAACGCAACACGAACCAAAATGTAACACTTTTCCATAAAGGAAATACAAGGAGTGAGACAAATACAAGTGCACCACCTATTAAAATAATTGGTTTGTAGCCCCATCTTCGTAAAGGTTGTTCGATAAACGGTGAGATTAATAAAGTTCCTATGTATAGACCTGTCGCATTTAAACCATTTAATGCAGAGGATACACCGTCACGTTCAAAAATAATAGAAATAAGTGGCAGTAGCATTCCTTGTGAAAACCCTGATATAGATACAATTAACACTAGGATTGCAAACCTTTTTTTGCTGTAATCTGAGAAGTAAGTCATTTTTTCCTCCAACATCAAGTCATCTTCCACATAACAGCATACCAAAAAGCCTTAGCGCTCACCACATGTGATTTTACGCTAAGGCTTAACTAACACTTATCTCCATTCAATTGTATAAACACGAATTTCGGCTTTTTATTTGCCGATTACTTGTTTAAACTCCCTCCTTTTCGAGTTAGAGTTCACCGTTTAGTACCATCAGCTCCTTTACTATTTCTTAAAACAACTTTAACATACAACATCAATATTGTAAATATTCTGTCTATTAATTTTTCAAAATAATCTCTAAGTCCTAGGTGTTTACCTAGGCATTGAAATTTAGTCCTAAATCAGCTACGATGTAAGGGACGAAATGAGGTGTATGTATGTCAAAGCCAATCACTGATAAAGAGCAACAAGTAACTTACTTAAAAGAACGTCTTGAAATGTTTTTAGAAGTATTAGATGCCATCGACCCAGAAACGACTGAATTACAGGATATTGATCGTCTAATTGAAATGATGGATGATTTAGAAGAGAAAATGGAGCAATTCAACGCTCGTGAACAATAATGACACGCAAAAGCAAGCGAGCAAATAATTTGCCCGCTTGCTTTTTAATGACAATCCCAATTATAAACAACCTGACTAAAATCTTTATTTTTAAGCTCTTCTTCTGTAATAAAGAAATTGCCAACACCGCAATCTCCCCACAATATATGATCTCCTTCACTATCTATTTGCAATAACAACGTTGTAGAATCGTTATAATCGCCATAAGCTCTAGGATCATCCTGTGTAAAGAATGGATATCCCCCCATTTTATGCCCTGCGCCAGATAATACATCATACAATACATCTGCTAATTCTTCGTCTTCTTCAATAGCCGCTAAGAGACTTGCGTACTTTTCATCGCTTCGAAAATCACCCATTGATAAAGGTTCAAATTTTGCTTTAAAGCTTAATGCCAGTTCTTTCTCTACAGGAAAATACATTTCTTCATCCTCATTTTCGATAAATGAGAAGTCTTGCACAAGTTGCGATTCATCATCAATGATTGTATCGTGGAAAATAACGCGAAAACCCGCTTGATTTTTCCCATTATCGAAATCCATCCCTAAGACATCATCATAACCGTCAATATAAAATTGCAATATCCCCTGCTCTGGGAAATGAGGCACGTGCTTAGGAACATCCGCAAAATTAATTTGTGCTAAAAGCTTTAATGGTTGTTGTTCCTCGTTTTTAGGATATTCCATAGTCAGTGGAAAATATGGATTCCCTGCTAATTTACTTGCAAATAAAGTCGTTTCCTTTTCATGCGCTTCCATTACAACAACAGGACTCATGGTTCCTTCTATTATATTTCGATATGATTCAACTTCCTTTGGTAACTTTAACGAAATTGTTTCTG
This DNA window, taken from Lysinibacillus sp. FSL M8-0337, encodes the following:
- a CDS encoding SE1561 family protein encodes the protein MSKPITDKEQQVTYLKERLEMFLEVLDAIDPETTELQDIDRLIEMMDDLEEKMEQFNAREQ
- a CDS encoding MFS transporter yields the protein MLEEKMTYFSDYSKKRFAILVLIVSISGFSQGMLLPLISIIFERDGVSSALNGLNATGLYIGTLLISPFIEQPLRRWGYKPIILIGGALVFVSLLVFPLWKSVTFWFVLRLLIGVGDHALHYATQTWITSTADHKSLGKGMAIYGLSFSTGFAVGPLMVKLIQIAEPLPFIVSSIMCLFAWSFVFLLRNEKPERLTGDMNARGWNRYKVAIVFGWIAFLGPFVYGFLESSLNALFPVYALRKGFDVDMIPIILSVFTFGGILTQVPLGALGDKIGRRNILMTGAFGGAILFSVASFLEHSPLAVAIVFFFAGTLVGSMFSLGITYMADLTPKELLPTGNLLCGIALSIGSLTGPFLGGVYLEFVKNYSFLLLVALLLLTVAIVLMIFGKHKKKRPVTV
- a CDS encoding YwqG family protein, with the protein product MSETISLKLPKEVESYRNIIEGTMSPVVVMEAHEKETTLFASKLAGNPYFPLTMEYPKNEEQQPLKLLAQINFADVPKHVPHFPEQGILQFYIDGYDDVLGMDFDNGKNQAGFRVIFHDTIIDDESQLVQDFSFIENEDEEMYFPVEKELALSFKAKFEPLSMGDFRSDEKYASLLAAIEEDEELADVLYDVLSGAGHKMGGYPFFTQDDPRAYGDYNDSTTLLLQIDSEGDHILWGDCGVGNFFITEEELKNKDFSQVVYNWDCH